GAGAGATGTATGGAATACGTTTCCACATGCTGAGTCTCCCGCTAATCCTTCCAAACTAGGAGTCTATGACCTGTTTGTCTcgatcaaaattacaaaataaaaatttgtaggCATATCAATCAACGGGAAACATACAAAACTATCTACATCACGGCTTGTTTCCTTGCGATGTGAATATACTAGCTGGGATTttgatttggaaaaaaaaaattggagacttaaaataagtttttggaTTGAAAGTTTGgagaaaaaatatgatattttttttatttaaatgcatATATTATTTGGGATATTTTTAATCAGAGGAATTTGACTTTCACTagagacaaaaaaaagaaaaagaaaaaaagaattaggtctttcaaagttcaaacaggAAAAGTTATTGCATCCACCGATCCTCGTCCTCTTTGAGCTTTTGGGtaaagtttttaatattttgggttctcatttttttaatcaggtagattttcctttaattttttatccacaattttatctttatttttatactgtATATGCTTACTGTATAATTCATGATTTTACTAGGAAGCTATTTAAACTGAAttcagtttaaaaaaaaaactatttaaactGAAATCAATGAGAACTATTATCTTTGAATGACTAAACTGCGCATAAAGACTCAAGTGATTATGCTTGAATTTAaagtactttttatattttcttaaattagaGTTTAACTACATAAATATCCGCGTATAGCTTTTGCGGAAAAAAAGCTTACataagtaacaaaaaaataattttcaactgGTACGATACCATTACTTTGtttcatggaaaaaaaaaagttgttgatttgaaaaataaatggtcaattttttttagcattCAATTTTCACAagattctttttttcaatttcttggtGCCGCCctaaaggaaaggaaaaaagagatcTCTGTCTGCAGGTCGAGGCAATCTTTCTGACtttggaaaataataaaatatgaacgCAATTATATTTCTTCACTGACCTTTTTCATCCCCGACCTTTTTGACTCGTTCGATTTTCTTTTCGGGTCAGACTAATGCTATATTCTTTTCTCAATCATAATGGTTACATTCAcgtttacaatatttttttcgacaagaaacaaaaaatctacattttttccctgatttttttgcatttataatGTTGTTATCTGTAGAACGTTTAATGTGAGATGAACAGAGAGTATTGATACACTATAGAGTCAATTTAGTTACATATACTTTGCCCGCATTGATacattttagtttaaaattttttataacaagaaAATTGCTAGTGCATGTTAGCATTAGAAAACCTGTCTTCTAACAAATATTAAGTGGATAAGAGTACTAAAAGAAACCTGTGTTTCACAGATGACATAGGATCTGGAGGTGGCTCTCACAAGAAAAACCATATAGGTGAGGTTGTAGGAATTACAATTTCTGCAGCTGTAATAATATTGGGATTGGTTGTCATTTTCTGGAAGAAGAGGAAACTGTTGAGTATATCAAATGTGAAGGCAGGCCCTAGAGGTAATGCCCCTCCATATAATGTTAAGTATACGGTATAAATGTTGTGGTGCTAGATGATGACATGTGTTGTCTTGGTTCTTTCCACAAAACCAGGTTCTTTCCAAAGAAGTCGGGATTTGCTGACGACTGTACAAAGGAAGTTTTCAACTAATAGAAAAAACTCAGGAGAAAGGAACATGGATGACATAGAGTTGCCAATGTTTGATTTTAATACCATAACAATGGCCACAGACAACTTCTCTGAAGCAAATAAACTTGGACAAGGAGGATTTGGTATTGTTTACAGGGTAGGTTTGTTTTTATAGCTCCCACCATAACTCAAAATCACAAAGCACCCATACAGAAACCATACTAATAGGAGTGCTTGTGTGTATATATAACAGGGAAGGTTGATGGAAGGCCAAGATATTGCTGTCAAGAGGCTATCAAAAAGCTCCATGCAAGGAGTTGAAGAATTTAAGAATGAAATCAAGTTAATTGTCAGGCTTCAACATCGAAATCTTGTTCGGCTCTTCGGTTGTTGCATTGAGATGCATGAGAGGTTGCTAGTGTATGAGTACATGGAAAATAGAAGTCTTGATTCCATTTTGTTTGGTAAGTATTTGTAGCATTCTATACCtgaggttttttgtttttttaaatgcagACATGTTTTGCTTAATCtagtcttatttttatattcaaatatgCTTTATGATAATGTTCCAGACAAAGCCAAAAAACCCATATTGGACTGGAAAAGACGCTTCAACATTATATGCGGCATAGCTAGAGGGCTACTTTATCTGCACCATGATTCCAGATTTAGGATTATCCATAGGGATCTCAAGGCTAGCAACATTCTACTTGACAGTGAAATGAACCCAAAGATATCAGACTTTGGGATGGCTAGACTTTTTGGCTCAAATCAGACAGAAGCAAACACATCGAGAGTTGTTGGGACATAGTGAGTACCACAATATCGCAAAATAGCACTCTCTTTAAGACTAAATATGGTGACcttattattttgtatatttttctaATGCGCAGTGGCTATATGTCTCCTGAATATGCTATGGACGGGAACTTCTCAGTGAAATCTGATGTTTTTAGCTTTGGAGTTTTAGTGCTGGAAATTATAACTGGGAAGAAAAATAGAGGATTCTATTACTCAAATGAAGATATGAATCTTCTAGGGAATGTACGTGAGAGTGCTACTTTAATTAGAGTGCTACTTAGTAGATAATATCATTTTCTGTTAATAAACAATTGATGATATTTTCTTGTTGTAGGCATGGAGGCAGTGGAGAGATGGCAGTGCATTGGAACTCATTGATTCGTCCACTGGCGATTCATATTCACCATCTGAAGTTCTTAGATGCATACACGTTGGACTCTTGTGTGTCCAAGAACGTGCAGAAGATAGGCCAACAATGTCTTCAGTGTTGTTGATGCTGAGTAGTGAATCCGTGTTAATGCCACAACCCAGAAACCCTGGGTTTTCCATAGGGAAGAATCCTGCGGAGACTGATTCTTCTTCAAGCAAGAAAGATGAATCATGGAGTGTGAACCAAGTCACAGTCACATTACTAGATGCTAGGTAGTCAAAGAAGCAATACGATTCTAAAATACGGTTGTGGTCAGCAAAAAAACCTTTATATTAGGTGTAATTGTGGGAAAATGAGAGtgatgaggccgcaattatagtCATGATGTGATTGTGGAGTCTCAAAATACTTTGAAACCATCATGACGTCACCTAACATATTTGTATATTccttacaacaaaaaaaatctgtATTCTGTAAATCTTCCTTTGTCTGATAGTTGCGGCATCTTTGAGATCTATATTGATCTTGCTTTAATGTAATATGTAAGAGATAACTTCAGTGAAAAGAAAAGCACACTCCTTAGCTTAAGGCTTGAAATTACTTTCAGCCGATGATATCCAGTTTTTACTGATCACTCATGCAATAAGGGAACTCCTCtcatctcttcttctcttcatctgtTATTCAAGTGGAAGGTGAAGTCAgacatcaaataaaaatagaaaagttgaatattatataaataaaaaaaaagacttgtaaatttaaatcttaaaattttggATTAAAATATGATGTTAGGTCTCTTTATGTCATCTATGATGACTTTGAATGGCCGCaagagttttatatttttatttagtctatataaatattaaaatatatttttatataattttaaaattatattaaaagacagaataataacaatattcttttaggaaaacAATTACTATAGTAATTAGTCAGTCTATCGACCATGTTTTCATTTCTCAACAAAATTCTACCCACAAATTTTTATCGGGCATCTCTAGCTTTATCTTTTCCCTCTAATCTCCTTGTTGTCCCATCGTGCCAGTCACTTGCACACACAATTGCGCCGCACCACTTTCTGTCGTGTCTTCTCACTGTCAATTTGTGTCTCgttctttttaatctttatgcTATTTTGTGTCTCACCGTCGTCGTGGTGGGCGCTTCGCTGTTTCATAACGATGAGAACTAAGACGTGAAACAATGGTGGAGGGTAGCGACTAGGTGCTTTCGcagtaaaaaaattgtgttgtaAATCACAATTCGTTAATCGTGACCTCTCTTGCTCAGCTGgaatctcgaaattgaactatgaaCCTTCATCCGTCAATCGCCGCAAGCTTCTCTGTGGCATTCGACTATTGTTGATCTCTCTTTCCATTATGCAGCTGCCTCCAATGATTTTTGGTAAGTTTAATTGTTTCTTCATTGCAACTGTGTGTCTAATTGTTAACAATTTTGGAAATTAGGTTTACGGGTACAATGTTACTATTTATAGCAAAGCCAATGATGGCCCGATGCAAAATATAAAGAGGGTTAAGCtaggaaattaaaaagaaagtaataaaaattgaaatttataacaTGATAATTCTTATGATCTTTGATGGAGTAATTTTGTTTAAAGAATTTAAAGTAATTGAGCCTTTTGAagacatttaattattttcctgATGTATGCACAATTTAcaaagtaatattaattattcctGTTTATATTGCGTCTATAGAAAAAGGTTTATTGagattaaaatgttaaaatctaATTCTCTATCTATTATGTCAGATAGAGTAATAGTTTTGCTTTGATTTCTattaaagatgattttttaaagaatcaTGATAACTAACGAATTACTAATGACTTTGCAACAAAAAATGCAAGAAGTACAATattcaaatgattatgatgGCATAATTTTCTCCGTTTGCCAGAACACCAAAAATCTCTTAGGACAAGCCCTAATATCTTTCatccaaatttagttctctgtCACAAAATATTACCAAACTACCCAACAACAATTGCCATAGAATCTATAAATTAGCAACTAAGTTCGACCTTCTAATTGAGTAATAGTCAGAGAATTGTTACTAAAACTCTCCTTGTTGTTGCACCCCTGAGACTGTAACACTTCTTCAAAGAATCCAGGCTGCTTTGGTTGGGCAAGTGTAATGCTTTCATTGCTCAACATGAAAACCACAGATGACATAGTTGGTCTGTCCTTAGGTAGTTTTTGAACACACAAGAGACCCACGTGCAGACACCTTAGTATTTCTGATGGAATAGCTGCAAGGTTCAAATTAACATCCATGAATTCCACAGCTCGTCCCTCTATCCATAATCTCCATGCCTAGGTATTTTAAGACTTAAGAGAAGGTTAATACTGGTAAAATTAGACTTATAACAAATTAAGAAAGATCAGTCAATATTGTATTGCATGTGGTTTGTTTTGGTTACCTGCCCCAACAGATTACTGTCATCTGGATggttgaaattattatttttgattCCACTTAATATCTCTAACACTATAACTCCGAAGCTAAATACATCAGACTTCAGGGAAAGAAGCCCATTTACTGCATACTCAGGGGACATATAACCACTGGACACACAAACAATAAACAGcatgaatttgattttattttttaaaataaattatactataaAAAAAGTATTCTATCCCAAGCAAATCACAGAAATTCATCATATAGCTTACACTGTCCCAACAATTCTTTTTGTTGTTACTGTAGAATGGTCTCCTTCAAAGATGTGGGCCAGaccaaaatcagaaattttaGGGTTAAATTCTTTGTCTAGAAGAATGTTACTAGTTTTTAGATCCCTATGAATGATGGTTAGATTTGAATCCTGATGAAGATAAAGTAATCCTCGGGCAACCcccaaaataatttcatatcgtTTCCTCCACTTCAAAAGTTTTCTGTGTACGGCATCTGAAGAAGATCAGAGAGAACACACTTAGCCATTACAGAATAGGTTATCTgaagaaaaatagtataatGGGACATATGCTAGCAGAGCTTTTGCAACTAAGGGAAATTACAGTGTTTTTGCATTGGTGGTATTACCAAAAATAAAGTGGTCCAAGCTACTATTTGCCATGTATTCATAGACTAACATTCTTTCATCTCCTTGAGTGCACCCTCCCAAAACACTCACAAGATTACGATGTTGGAATTTGGCTACCAATCCAACTTCATTCATGAACTCTGAGATGCCTTGCTTTGAGGTTTTTGATAGTCTTTTCACAGCTATTTCTTGTCTACTAGATAATTTACCCTGATTTTATAGGAAGCAATTAAAACtgatgatgaaaaataaaataacacttcttaatgggggggggggagaagaATATTTACCCTGTATACTGGACCAAAACCACCTTCTCCAATCTTGTTCTCAATAGAAAAGTTGTTTGTAGCAGCCAGAATAATATCTATATCAAAAAGATGCAATGCTTGATCTTCAATATGATTTCTACAACCTGGGACTAGAAGAAACAATTTTCACATGGTTTGAAACTATCACAGCAAAACCAATTTTCTTggtaatttatcaaaaataagcTTATTCAACCATTTCATACATATATGATGTACTTTTTAGTCTGTTAATAATTTGGTTCTACTGCTCTAATTAAACTTTGAATCCAAGGTTATCAAATCAAGactgaaacaatttttttttttattttttttatcaaatagagATTCATGATTCATCATcgagttaatttttaattgtaaatcaCAATTTGTATCGAATTGTAAGACTTatagacaataaaaaattactttaatatatatatatatatatagtgttcTATGtaaaaagtttaaacaaaaaatagataaaacaacttaaccaaagtCTTATGAAGaaattattagttatatatGAGTTTTTGAAGGCTTTATTTTAAAGGAATGGAAGCTAAGTGAGGAACTTCGGTTGAGTCACTTGAGTGTGGTTGAACGGaaaaacacccccccccccccccccctcctaaATAGCTTTTGTCAGAAATGAGTTATGAACCTATTTGTAAAATAAGTATTGTTTTCCACTTATATAGTCTATCTTTAGTCAATGTGCAATTTTAACATGTCTCCCTTTTATCCACAACTACTTGTCATGTGGAACTTTCAACACACTTCTCTATTTAGGAGTGACCACAATTTAGGTGGCTTTTTCCAACATCCTCCCGCACACTCAAAACTATCTGCCTCTAGCGTGACAAACACAAGAGACCCATCAATGAGCCTAGGATAAATTTTGATACCATGCCAGAAATGAGTTATGTATCTAATTCAACTCTACACAACCGACTTATAAGTTGAGAATTATTTCCCACTTAAATAATCTATCTCAACATGATTTTTAGTCAATGTGAGACTTTAACATGTTTCTTTTTTGCCCACAGTTACCCATCATGTGGGGCTTTCAACACCTCCTCTATCTAGAGATAACCACAATTTAGGTGGTTTTTTCCAACATAATTGAATGAGTGAATGACAAATAAAGTAGTAGAATAATAGAATAGAATAAGTTTAGAAGAGTTCCTTTAATtccttttcatttaataatttaagtttatataaattttggaTATTTTTCAGGAAAAATGGTGAaagaaaagttataaaaaaaatataatgaatcaTTGAATCATGTTATCGTATCGATAATATTGAATTGCATAGATTCATTCATGTATAGCAAGATacaaagttatttaaaattcatcTAATGATACAAATAGGTAGGTTGCCGAATTGTAAGATTCGAATCATGAATCGTGAAATTCTAATAactatgcttgaaacaaaaatgCTAATTTCTCACAGTAAACTATAGCTATTAATGCAGCTTATGCTCTTCTCAAATATACATTTCCAAAGCCCACCAAAGATATGAGAAGGGTGGGTCTGGGATGGAAGAATCAGTGTTGAGAACAActcataatataaataattgaacaAGTTGAATTGCTTAAGAATCTTACCCAAATCAGTAGCGGTCCTCGGTTTTATATACTTACAAAGGTAGAAAATAATACACAAAAGCAGCAGTGCCAAAGATGATGCTGAAATAATCAGTGCTATCTTTCTCCTTTTACTAGCTTTAGCAATGGCCTCTTAACAAGAATCAAGCAGATGGTAAAGTTTTAAAACACATATTTCTTCAAGAGAACGCAGAtgtaaacataaaagaaaacctAATCAAGAAtacattttatcaaaatgccaatgAATGAATGATTTGTCTATCTTCACTATATGTTGCAGCAGTTTGCCTAGAAAAAAGCATGTCAAACAAATAGTTCAGATTAATCGTGACattaggatgaaaaaaaaaggtcagAAAGAGACCTGAAAGGGAACACAGCACAGACTTCTAAGTtctatattaatatatagagacataaTATGAAGTTAAACATTACATGCCATGTTAAAGCAGAACCCATGCATACCTATTTCTGAAGCGGCTAACCTTACATAAAGGTCAAGTTGTTCACCCTTTTCATTTATAAGCTGCCTAATGTCAATCAAGTCCCCAAACCAAAGCAAGCAGCCATGTGGCCCTCCATTCATGGCCGAATTTGCATATGCGGTGCATGAACAGTTCTTCAAGCACTCCACCCTACATTCTTCAATACTCATGCTATTATTAGTACAAAATTGCAATGGCATGGGTAGTTTTACCCAGCTTAACTTCTGAAACCCGTCATCTTGTGTGCAATTTAATGGTGTTCTCCTGATGCACCCACCAGACCTGTTAAATGAATCCCATTCTTCCTGTGAACATGGTATGAAGCCTTTCAAGCAATCACAGTAAACAGGCACATCCTCAATATTGCAAACACCGTTCACCCCACATACTCCATAATTGTCACAAAAGTCTTTTCTTATCTCATACATCTCAATCCACATTAGAGTTTTGTTGTCCCATATATATCTTTGAAGCAGTCCATCACCCCTCATCACAAACCTTGACAATCTATCTCCAGGCTCATCCCAATACACTACCTCATTGCTAGACACTGAAATGTGTGGCCTGAAGGCTGTAATTTCATTGAATAACCAATCATCTGAATTAAAACGAGTGCCATCCCAAATCCCACTTCTGAATGTAATATCCATTCCCTGGCGGATTAAAAACTCGGGAAATTCGATATGGAGGAAGCTGTAAGTAAAGCTTCCAGGAGAGGGGTCTTTAGCAGTCTTCCAAGAAGTCAAACATCTGTTGAGATCTGAGGTCTTATCCCAACCCAATTTCATGCCAGGTAACATTGTATCTGTTGGGTAATCAAAGCTTTGCCATATGTATGTATCAGAATCACAATGCTTTGCATCCATCAACACTAAATTTCCTGAATCCAACAACTTTGCAATTGGTCTTTCGATTGATCTATATATATTTGTAGACCATATTCTATTACCTGCTCCATCAAAAAGTACAATGTTCCCATCTGCAGCAATGGTTAAATTTCCACTTATGTCATTAAGTGGGTTATCTCTGTTTGCCACCCAAACCACGGTTTGAGGTTTGACGTTCTTGTACCATATCCCTATGTAGCGGCTGCTGGATCTTCTTGGAGTGAAGAATCCAAGAGAAAAGATTTGTCTAGCAGAAATGAGTTCTTGGCCATCTGTAATGGATGATGTTTGGGTCAAGGCAGCACCTGCATATGACGCTTTCTGAAGGATTGGTTGACAAACTAAAGCAAAAATAATGGTAACAACTTTGTTCATCCTCATTCCCCTCTTCATCAGATTTGACAAACAAACACAGCTTTTAGATTGAGATTATATACTGACACTTAATTGTACAACCTACTAAAGTGAGAAAGGTTTTCACTTTTGAGTCTATTTGTTAAGTATACAATTGAAAACTCTCCTCCTTTGCTATGTGttactttgtaatttttttcttcttctgattataatcaatttttacaatatcaattatacatataattgattgttaaaatgatttaattttcacACCACCTCAAACACCATGTAACAACAATAGTagattatacatataattaattattaaaataatcatatctAATCTTCAAAGTACATACAATAAAAATCAGTAATTAAAGTTGTCAGCACATTCTATAAATGAAGACAAACAAACTATTGACTATATAACACACTATATTTAATGAAAGTAGTATTATATGTTTATAGCAGTATCTCATCCGTATCCTGTAGtaaatatatacattataaataatatacttataaaaaaatatagtatacttaatatatatatatatatatatatatatatatatatatatatatattataagtataTTATTTACTACTTGGTACAAATGAGATACTATACCATAAACATAGAACATaacttaactttttttaaatgtagTATGTTATATAATCAATAGTTTGTTTGTCTTTATtataagtatattatatatatatatatatatatatatatatatatatatatatattataagtatgttgtaattataattattgttatattaataatattaaataggtttaaaatgtttaataaatcatttctaattttaatattatagaaaattaattagtattaaaattagaaataatttattgaacATTTCAAaggtattcaattttttaatattattaatataacagtaattaataattacaatatacttattatatatatatgatataaaaaagcTTATACATATAGATTAGCTCATTTGATAaacttaaaaaacaattaaaatttaaaattttaacatcaaACCAAGTACAAAAtctcaattaaaatattcaaataggTGCAcagaaataaaggaaaaaatccTCAACTAGACCGGTTAAAGAGTCACTTTGAAGATTAGattattccaataattaattatatgtacaATCTATCATTGTTGTTACAGTGTGTTTTAGACGGTGTGAAAATCAGATGATttcaataatcaattatatatataattaattattgttaaaatatattataattaaaaaaaactaaaaagtaacTCATGACAGAGGAAAGTTTTCAATTGTACACTTTAGATAGATTGATCAAAAGTCAAACCTTCTCACTGAATTAGGTTGTAAAATTAAGTGTCAATAGTCCCAATAAAAAAGATTTGTTATTGAAATTGACTGTCAAATTTGACGAAGGTGGAATGAGGATGACAACTTAATTAATACCGTCAAATTCATTGTATTAGGTTATAAAACTAAGtatacaaatattatatatatatatatatatatatatatatatatatatatatatattataagtataTTGTAATTATAATGCATATAATTACTACAGGGCACGAATGAGATACTATTATAAACATATAACACAATTTTCATTAAATGTAATGTGATATATAGTCAATAGTTTGTTTGTCTTCATTTATAGTATGTGTTGACAACTTTAATAACTGTACGtacatttaatttattcttctttAAAAGGCTATTGTTAATTTCTTGTCTTAGTTCTATATGAATGCATATTAAAGTTTCTCATATTTATTTTCGGTCATATATATATTTCCTCAACTCCAAAAATATAATCCAGTCATATATTGAGAAATCTTCACAAAGTTGTATGTTATTTAATCAATCACACAAAATATGTGACctaaaaattgtaataattttaattggtaatattttatatattacagtattagtaaaaatatttatattttgaatatgttgttttccaatgtaatttttgtaatatttataatatgtaaTGTTTTAAAtagtatactaataataaaaatatttacacttatatgttaaatattttgttgtgaTGTAATATTTCTTgacttatatataattaattttaatttgttctataatgTGTTAaatcaatcatgttttttcttatttagttttaattccGATAAATATGCACAACTTTAATTTTATCCCTCATGcttattttgtattttccttttatcttttttttatcaatgatatTTTCAAGGTGGGTGGCTTAGCAGGGACGGACCTACCATATGGGGAGGGGGGCCTTGGcctcctgatttttttttttcattttaaaaaata
The nucleotide sequence above comes from Glycine soja cultivar W05 chromosome 11, ASM419377v2, whole genome shotgun sequence. Encoded proteins:
- the LOC114377525 gene encoding receptor-like serine/threonine-protein kinase SD1-7, whose translation is MNKVVTIIFALVCQPILQKASYAGAALTQTSSITDGQELISARQIFSLGFFTPRRSSSRYIGIWYKNVKPQTVVWVANRDNPLNDISGNLTIAADGNIVLFDGAGNRIWSTNIYRSIERPIAKLLDSGNLVLMDAKHCDSDTYIWQSFDYPTDTMLPGMKLGWDKTSDLNRCLTSWKTAKDPSPGSFTYSFLHIEFPEFLIRQGMDITFRSGIWDGTRFNSDDWLFNEITAFRPHISVSSNEVVYWDEPGDRLSRFVMRGDGLLQRYIWDNKTLMWIEMYEIRKDFCDNYGVCGVNGVCNIEDVPVYCDCLKGFIPCSQEEWDSFNRSGGCIRRTPLNCTQDDGFQKLSWVKLPMPLQFCTNNSMSIEECRVECLKNCSCTAYANSAMNGGPHGCLLWFGDLIDIRQLINEKGEQLDLYVRLAASEIGMHGFCFNMACNV